Proteins encoded together in one Planctopirus ephydatiae window:
- a CDS encoding HEAT repeat domain-containing protein, protein MAAPTFPHLKTSGWCPVVLQWLTVGCFLITSCPQANSADDKPSAKLTIQSREVQAAIKRARTFLQTGADDQASLALTGYALLKSGSDLSDKKVAEALADVRKRCGGNRYLPASHHIYSAAVDAMLLEAAGDLNDKPSLNLIADYLIAQQKAHGGWYYPSQNDLYGDTSISQYGVLGLWAAYRAGVTIPTDAWEGAARWHQQTQNADGGSGYHPTATGATETKATMTAAAGGSLQVVRLILFGKTAAGKTRRLNASIGKRFGVLEPVRPEAPLEENPAVAVVRPTRLEMSVLDASIDKNFRALERLAQRGMPADFPCYYLYAIERYAALSGKEEIAGVDWYDAGARWLIQNQATDGWWRDSSGLSPATSLSLLFLGKATESLFKREGAAPGVGGGILVGGRDLAAQLVDKPKDPKTSAELADQALKSLSKSLSDQDVAKAQAAIVAQFQLGNRDDLVGKLDLLQRLVKDPRDEIRRTACWALGKTGELEPVPLLIERLSDENSDVALEASRALCTIASEPAGIAGLAIDPTRHTLRRAERSNGTRYRSPREEWQELSTKAWLEWYLTHRPANMRHDRLEVGPRDRLVVSPN, encoded by the coding sequence ATGGCTGCACCAACTTTTCCACATTTGAAAACCAGTGGGTGGTGCCCTGTTGTCCTGCAATGGCTTACAGTTGGCTGTTTTCTCATCACGTCTTGCCCTCAGGCGAACTCAGCCGATGACAAACCGTCCGCCAAGCTGACGATTCAATCTCGCGAAGTTCAGGCCGCGATCAAGCGAGCCAGAACCTTCCTCCAGACGGGTGCTGATGATCAGGCCTCGCTCGCTTTAACAGGCTATGCGTTGTTGAAATCGGGTTCGGATCTGAGTGACAAGAAAGTCGCCGAGGCCTTGGCCGACGTTCGTAAACGATGCGGAGGTAATCGCTATCTGCCTGCCTCGCACCATATTTATTCGGCTGCGGTCGATGCGATGCTGCTCGAAGCGGCTGGCGATCTCAATGATAAACCGAGCTTAAACCTGATTGCTGACTATCTGATTGCTCAGCAGAAAGCCCACGGAGGATGGTATTACCCTTCGCAAAACGACCTTTATGGCGACACCAGTATTTCGCAATACGGCGTTCTGGGACTTTGGGCTGCCTATCGAGCGGGAGTAACGATTCCTACAGACGCCTGGGAAGGAGCAGCCAGATGGCACCAGCAGACACAAAATGCCGATGGCGGATCGGGTTATCATCCCACAGCCACAGGTGCGACGGAAACCAAGGCCACCATGACAGCAGCGGCTGGCGGCAGCTTGCAGGTTGTTCGACTGATTCTTTTTGGAAAGACAGCCGCTGGTAAAACTCGTCGCCTCAATGCCTCGATCGGTAAGCGTTTTGGAGTTCTCGAACCTGTCAGACCCGAAGCTCCACTCGAAGAAAATCCGGCTGTTGCGGTCGTAAGGCCCACCCGCCTCGAAATGTCGGTTCTCGATGCCAGTATTGATAAAAACTTTCGCGCACTCGAACGCCTGGCTCAGCGTGGTATGCCGGCTGACTTTCCCTGTTACTACCTGTATGCGATTGAGCGGTACGCCGCTCTGTCTGGGAAAGAAGAGATTGCAGGTGTTGACTGGTACGACGCCGGTGCCCGCTGGCTGATTCAGAATCAGGCGACCGATGGCTGGTGGCGTGATTCGTCCGGACTTTCGCCAGCCACGAGCCTCTCGCTCCTCTTTCTGGGCAAGGCGACCGAATCACTCTTCAAACGAGAAGGCGCTGCTCCCGGTGTCGGAGGTGGTATTTTAGTTGGTGGACGCGATTTGGCCGCACAACTTGTCGATAAACCCAAAGATCCCAAAACGTCGGCCGAGCTGGCAGATCAAGCCCTGAAGAGCCTTTCCAAATCACTTTCTGATCAGGATGTGGCCAAGGCTCAGGCTGCGATCGTGGCTCAATTTCAACTGGGCAATCGCGACGATCTTGTCGGCAAACTTGACCTGCTGCAGCGACTCGTCAAGGACCCTCGTGATGAGATTCGCCGGACAGCCTGTTGGGCGCTCGGAAAAACGGGGGAACTGGAACCTGTCCCACTCCTGATCGAGCGGCTCTCCGATGAGAACTCGGATGTGGCACTCGAAGCGAGTCGAGCACTTTGCACGATTGCCAGCGAGCCAGCCGGTATTGCAGGACTGGCCATCGATCCGACCCGGCATACACTCCGCAGGGCTGAGCGTTCGAACGGGACGCGCTATCGCAGCCCCCGCGAAGAATGGCAGGAGCTCTCAACCAAAGCCTGGCTCGAATGGTACTTGACGCATCGCCCCGCGAACATGCGCCATGACCGACTTGAAGTCGGCCCACGAGATCGACTGGTCGTCTCTCCGAATTGA
- the dnaG gene encoding DNA primase — MSSAGQSTVSWDEIKEQVRARTDIVQLIGETVSLQPARGGRTFQCLCPFHEDHNPSMQVNPERQTYRCWVCNEGGDCFSYVMKHDNLSFPEALTLLAEKAGVELPRRSRNEAGFGESSGTKKSDLFEVLAWASREFQQCLKGSAIGAQAREYLASRQLKPEIVEQFALGYHPDDWHWLQERARGRFSVDSLAVVRLVGARDNGPGHYDFFVDRLLFPICDERSRPVAFGGRIIPGRPAKEDAPKYWNSPESPLFSKSRLCYGLDQAREAIRRTETVVVTEGYMDCIKAHQHGLKNAVATLGTALTENHVQVLKRLARKFVLIYDGDTAGLNAAERSLPRFLAQDVDLRILTLPEGLDPDEYLEAKGLAALEQAIQEAPEALEFKLRRSIERFGTGSVDARQRVTDELLETMALSPGLAGSVRERNLLSRLTSRLGLSESLLQKRLRDLRGEQRFKNVSQPPRKVDPAESSIIDDERPLQEQVNSLQRSTTGDDLLESEFFRLLLQSPDDFLWVSQRVGSDDFHHPAFRHLWCVCLDVVEHGQLPSFELLLAQTESPALKGLLAWLGESHLSATELLSLQESAGATASTSELENWAGQLDSAGSVADPGVRRHLLSQLTDRLVLRRELNLHKARRMERGEAGAKLNPSAKDVLAQAMLIHRKRAGGMQNNPHESPSGA, encoded by the coding sequence GTGAGTTCTGCGGGCCAGTCAACAGTATCCTGGGATGAAATCAAAGAGCAGGTGCGTGCTCGGACAGATATTGTCCAGCTCATCGGCGAAACGGTTTCTCTCCAACCTGCCCGAGGTGGTCGCACATTTCAGTGTCTCTGTCCGTTTCATGAAGACCACAATCCTTCCATGCAGGTTAATCCTGAGCGGCAGACCTATCGCTGCTGGGTGTGCAACGAAGGGGGAGACTGTTTCTCGTATGTGATGAAGCACGACAATCTCAGTTTTCCGGAAGCGTTGACTTTACTGGCTGAAAAAGCAGGGGTTGAGCTGCCACGCCGCAGTCGAAACGAAGCCGGCTTTGGGGAATCCTCAGGCACGAAAAAGAGCGATCTGTTTGAAGTTCTGGCATGGGCATCCAGAGAGTTCCAGCAATGTTTGAAGGGCTCTGCGATTGGGGCACAGGCCAGAGAATATCTAGCATCAAGGCAGCTCAAACCCGAAATTGTCGAGCAGTTTGCACTTGGCTATCACCCGGATGACTGGCACTGGCTTCAGGAGCGGGCTCGCGGCCGCTTTTCCGTGGATTCTCTCGCCGTTGTCCGCCTGGTGGGGGCTCGAGATAACGGCCCAGGTCATTATGACTTTTTTGTCGACAGGTTGTTGTTCCCGATTTGTGATGAACGCAGCCGACCCGTCGCGTTCGGCGGCCGGATTATTCCCGGTCGGCCCGCAAAGGAAGATGCTCCCAAATATTGGAACAGCCCGGAAAGCCCGCTGTTTTCCAAAAGCCGTCTCTGTTACGGCCTCGATCAGGCACGGGAGGCGATTCGCCGCACGGAGACTGTTGTGGTGACGGAAGGCTACATGGATTGCATCAAAGCCCATCAACATGGGCTGAAAAATGCCGTGGCGACATTAGGCACAGCACTCACCGAAAACCATGTCCAGGTATTGAAGCGTTTAGCCAGAAAATTTGTGTTGATTTATGACGGTGATACTGCCGGGTTGAATGCTGCGGAACGTTCGTTGCCGCGATTTCTGGCTCAAGATGTCGATTTACGAATCTTGACGCTTCCGGAAGGTCTCGACCCTGACGAATATCTCGAAGCGAAGGGGTTGGCGGCTCTCGAACAGGCGATTCAGGAAGCTCCCGAAGCATTGGAGTTCAAGCTCCGCCGATCAATTGAAAGGTTTGGCACCGGAAGTGTCGACGCCCGGCAGCGTGTGACGGATGAACTGCTGGAAACCATGGCTCTTTCGCCAGGACTTGCGGGTTCTGTCCGTGAGAGAAATCTGCTTTCCCGGCTCACTTCCCGGCTGGGATTGAGTGAATCGCTCCTGCAGAAGCGATTACGCGACCTGCGCGGCGAACAGCGCTTCAAGAATGTTTCTCAGCCTCCCCGAAAAGTTGATCCAGCCGAATCATCGATCATTGACGACGAAAGACCGCTTCAGGAGCAGGTTAATTCGCTTCAGAGATCGACCACCGGAGACGATCTGCTGGAAAGCGAGTTCTTCCGCCTGTTGCTCCAATCACCGGATGATTTTCTATGGGTAAGCCAGCGAGTTGGTTCCGACGACTTCCATCACCCTGCATTCAGGCACCTGTGGTGTGTATGCCTCGATGTGGTCGAACATGGACAGTTGCCGTCGTTTGAACTTTTGTTGGCACAAACCGAATCACCAGCCCTCAAAGGACTTCTGGCGTGGCTGGGAGAAAGCCACCTGAGTGCGACTGAACTGCTGAGCCTCCAGGAATCGGCCGGAGCGACAGCGTCCACCAGCGAGCTGGAAAACTGGGCAGGTCAGCTAGATTCAGCGGGTTCTGTGGCCGACCCAGGAGTTCGACGGCACTTGCTGAGCCAGTTGACAGACCGATTGGTGCTCCGCAGAGAACTGAACTTGCATAAAGCACGCCGTATGGAACGTGGTGAGGCTGGGGCGAAATTGAATCCATCAGCAAAAGATGTTTTGGCACAGGCGATGCTTATTCATCGAAAACGAGCCGGGGGCATGCAGAACAATCCCCACGAATCCCCTTCCGGGGCGTAG
- the murG gene encoding undecaprenyldiphospho-muramoylpentapeptide beta-N-acetylglucosaminyltransferase, with protein sequence MKSSRRTPRILFAGGGTGGHLFPGLATAAAIEEICPKAKFLFAGTERPLEREILATSPYEQTTLPAEPLRNLWQSPLRFLSRSFTAWRAALKIVDQFKPTTVVGLGGYASVPLLLAARRRKIPYILLEQNTIPGRATRCMATKADCICVTFDETRAYLPRSCKVLVTGNPLRTEICQLAEAAYTPERKTLVILGGSQGADRLNEAVALMLEQNGKMLEGWDVIHQSGPRQEVALKARYARRSLPCEVHAFIKDMQSVYRRAGIAIARSGATTLSELACAGIPSILVPYPESSDGHQLRNAESFAKRQASLVVEQAADVLETSKQLETALNALVTDYRHREAMSREAKNWARLDAARRIAGEVLELAQLDKNHLKEAT encoded by the coding sequence ATGAAGTCTTCCCGCCGTACACCCAGGATCCTGTTTGCAGGTGGTGGTACCGGCGGGCACCTGTTTCCCGGTTTAGCAACCGCTGCTGCCATCGAAGAGATCTGTCCGAAGGCGAAGTTCTTATTTGCCGGGACAGAGCGACCACTTGAGCGTGAAATTCTGGCGACGAGCCCTTACGAGCAGACCACGTTACCAGCCGAGCCATTACGCAATTTGTGGCAATCGCCACTGCGGTTTCTCAGCCGAAGTTTTACGGCCTGGCGGGCAGCCCTGAAAATTGTCGATCAATTCAAGCCCACCACGGTCGTGGGGTTGGGTGGTTATGCGAGTGTGCCGCTGCTGCTGGCAGCCCGGCGGCGCAAGATTCCTTATATTCTGCTGGAACAGAACACGATTCCAGGGCGTGCGACTCGCTGCATGGCGACAAAAGCCGATTGCATCTGTGTGACTTTCGATGAAACGAGAGCCTATCTGCCACGTTCGTGCAAAGTTCTTGTGACCGGCAATCCACTGCGCACCGAAATTTGCCAACTCGCCGAGGCCGCCTACACACCCGAACGGAAGACACTGGTCATTCTCGGTGGCAGCCAGGGGGCTGATCGACTGAATGAAGCAGTCGCACTCATGCTGGAGCAGAATGGCAAGATGCTTGAAGGCTGGGATGTGATTCATCAATCGGGCCCGCGACAGGAAGTTGCCCTGAAAGCCCGGTACGCTCGCAGGTCGTTGCCTTGTGAAGTGCACGCGTTTATCAAGGACATGCAGAGTGTTTATCGCCGAGCCGGGATTGCGATTGCCCGCTCAGGAGCCACGACACTTTCAGAGCTGGCCTGTGCAGGGATTCCGTCAATTCTGGTCCCCTACCCTGAATCGTCGGATGGACATCAACTGCGCAATGCCGAAAGTTTTGCCAAGCGTCAGGCCTCACTGGTTGTCGAGCAGGCGGCTGATGTTCTGGAAACATCAAAGCAGCTTGAAACAGCTCTGAACGCCCTGGTTACGGACTACCGTCATCGTGAAGCGATGTCGCGAGAAGCGAAGAACTGGGCCCGGCTGGATGCCGCCCGACGGATCGCTGGTGAAGTGCTGGAACTCGCTCAACTCGACAAAAATCATCTCAAGGAAGCGACGTGA
- a CDS encoding MFS transporter codes for MTTALSNQPLLKDRAFWGLNATQFLGAFNDNLFKELVLLICVAAPPIFGPNTPDNKGLNQGLATVAFSVPFIFLSGFAGFLSDRFSKRTIAFWCKIAEIGLVLTGLVGFYLGSLPLLILILGLMGAHSAMFGPPKYGILPELFHKSELPKANGLLLMTTFLAIIFGLALAGFLADLFHGRLWIASIACLLVAITGTITVLLLREPGVADPHLKFTLGSMFISRSTWQLITSKKGLLPVLIASSVFWMVAGMVYPNSINALGKTIHGLSDTQTGLMAATTGLGIAVGCVFAGIWCRDKVRGRLVTVGLVGLTGCLILLGMPGAEGFKGKPWLSPIGASIALVGVGLFAGMYSVPLQTFLQAMASDGQKGRIIGVMNLVNWIGIALAGVIYIVSVKILGSFGLSEQFTFWVGAGLLVPLLIFFRPPTVNLSDLEKHPEPDLPLPDRLGESATQVATVGETA; via the coding sequence ATGACTACGGCTCTTTCCAACCAGCCACTGCTGAAAGACAGAGCCTTCTGGGGACTCAACGCCACGCAGTTCCTGGGTGCGTTTAACGATAATCTTTTCAAAGAACTCGTGTTGCTCATCTGTGTGGCAGCCCCGCCGATCTTCGGGCCAAATACCCCGGATAACAAAGGGCTGAATCAAGGGTTAGCCACAGTGGCTTTCTCGGTGCCCTTCATCTTTCTTTCAGGCTTCGCGGGGTTTCTTTCTGATCGTTTCAGCAAGCGGACGATTGCCTTCTGGTGCAAGATTGCCGAGATTGGCCTCGTGCTGACAGGTCTTGTCGGGTTCTATCTGGGTTCACTGCCGCTCTTGATTCTGATTCTCGGATTGATGGGTGCTCACAGTGCCATGTTCGGCCCCCCCAAGTATGGCATTTTGCCCGAACTCTTTCACAAATCCGAGCTGCCCAAAGCCAACGGCCTGCTCCTGATGACCACCTTTCTGGCCATTATTTTCGGCCTGGCACTCGCCGGCTTTCTGGCCGATCTGTTTCATGGACGACTCTGGATTGCCAGCATCGCCTGCCTGCTTGTCGCCATCACAGGCACGATCACCGTGCTACTGCTCCGCGAGCCCGGCGTCGCTGACCCTCATTTGAAATTTACACTGGGATCAATGTTCATTTCTCGCTCGACGTGGCAACTGATTACCAGCAAAAAAGGTTTGCTGCCAGTTCTCATCGCTTCGTCGGTCTTCTGGATGGTTGCCGGGATGGTCTACCCGAATTCGATCAACGCTCTCGGGAAAACCATCCATGGTCTTTCGGATACCCAGACCGGCCTCATGGCAGCCACAACAGGCCTGGGAATTGCAGTGGGCTGTGTCTTCGCCGGGATCTGGTGTCGCGATAAAGTTCGCGGGCGATTGGTCACTGTGGGTCTCGTGGGGCTGACTGGCTGTCTTATTCTGCTGGGCATGCCCGGTGCTGAAGGCTTTAAAGGCAAACCGTGGTTGAGCCCCATTGGTGCCAGTATCGCTCTGGTTGGTGTGGGATTATTCGCCGGTATGTACAGTGTCCCTCTGCAGACATTCCTACAGGCCATGGCCAGTGATGGGCAGAAGGGCCGCATTATTGGTGTGATGAATCTGGTCAACTGGATCGGCATTGCCCTGGCGGGGGTCATCTACATCGTCTCCGTCAAAATTCTGGGGAGCTTTGGACTCTCGGAGCAATTTACGTTCTGGGTGGGTGCGGGCCTGCTCGTGCCACTGCTGATCTTCTTCAGGCCACCCACTGTGAACCTTAGCGATCTCGAAAAGCATCCCGAACCCGATCTGCCCCTTCCGGATCGGCTGGGCGAATCGGCGACACAGGTTGCCACTGTGGGAGAGACCGCATGA
- a CDS encoding PilZ domain-containing protein, with protein MATDPWGRPTLHDLKTVIESFEKLDGANSRNTERIELAVPAEITTRRGNLIPAMTREISRYGVGLLHKGSLNPGDVRLKMASETREYTYSVAIEWCTPVENGMFISGGRFLGKPEVSDVEN; from the coding sequence ATGGCTACGGATCCGTGGGGTCGACCGACCTTGCACGATTTGAAAACAGTCATTGAGAGTTTCGAAAAACTCGATGGCGCGAACTCTCGCAACACCGAGCGGATCGAACTGGCGGTGCCAGCCGAGATTACCACCCGGCGTGGAAATCTCATTCCAGCGATGACTCGTGAAATCAGTCGTTATGGTGTGGGATTATTGCATAAAGGGTCACTCAACCCTGGAGATGTTCGTCTCAAAATGGCCAGTGAAACACGCGAATACACCTATAGCGTGGCCATTGAATGGTGTACCCCCGTGGAAAACGGCATGTTTATCAGTGGCGGTCGATTTCTCGGTAAGCCCGAAGTGAGCGATGTCGAGAATTGA
- the rpoD gene encoding RNA polymerase sigma factor RpoD, protein MHRLDQGLHELIVRGKKQGFLTYSQINDYLPDEAMNPEKLDELLGSIWEEGLKIVTDDQVGMIVEEKKKPRTRAKNGKEVVIEEKSKKIDDPVRMYLTQMGEIPLLTREKEISLAKTIEVTRNQFREELLECDYALKMAFDTLSKVNSGELPFDRTIKVSVTESKEKNQILGRMPHNLKTIENLRKQAIGDFEKSIDANASSDERKEAEKQHLKRRRKMVKLIEELSLRTQRLQPTMKRLEQISRRMCDLQRQIDSLKHLKSARDERANIHKELHDLMMMTLETPEGLRQRVERVRERFAKYEQAMRDLSGGNLRLVVSIAKKYRNRGLSFLDLIQEGNTGLMRAVDKYEYRRGYKFSTYATWWIRQAITRAIADQARTIRIPVHMIETMSKLRKVAKKLLQEMGREPTLEETAEAAGVSLEETRRVMKISRHPISLDRPVGESEDSYFGDFIEDDNTESPVMAATQEMLKDKIDNVLKTLTYREREIIKLRYGLGDGYTYTLEEVGRIFKVTRERVRQIEAKAVRKLQHPVRSKQLKGFLDGLMIAVAK, encoded by the coding sequence GTGCATCGACTTGATCAAGGCCTGCATGAGTTAATTGTTCGTGGGAAAAAGCAGGGCTTTCTGACGTATTCACAGATCAATGACTATCTTCCGGATGAAGCGATGAATCCGGAGAAGCTCGACGAGTTGCTGGGGTCGATCTGGGAGGAAGGTCTCAAGATCGTCACCGATGACCAGGTGGGGATGATTGTCGAGGAGAAGAAGAAGCCGCGGACTCGTGCCAAGAACGGCAAAGAAGTTGTTATCGAAGAAAAGTCGAAGAAGATCGACGATCCCGTGAGAATGTATCTCACCCAGATGGGCGAGATTCCCCTGCTGACTCGCGAGAAGGAAATCTCTCTCGCCAAAACCATCGAAGTGACTCGCAATCAGTTTCGCGAAGAGCTTCTGGAATGCGATTACGCACTGAAGATGGCATTCGATACGCTCTCGAAGGTCAACAGCGGAGAATTACCTTTCGATCGCACCATTAAAGTCAGTGTGACCGAATCCAAAGAGAAGAACCAGATTCTGGGGCGTATGCCTCATAACCTGAAGACGATTGAAAACCTCCGTAAGCAGGCGATTGGCGACTTCGAGAAATCGATTGATGCCAATGCCTCTTCCGATGAGCGTAAAGAAGCCGAAAAGCAGCACCTCAAGCGCCGCCGCAAGATGGTCAAGCTGATTGAAGAACTCAGCCTGAGAACTCAGCGTCTACAACCCACAATGAAGCGGTTGGAGCAGATCTCCCGCCGGATGTGCGACCTGCAGCGTCAGATTGACAGCCTTAAGCACCTTAAAAGTGCCCGTGATGAACGTGCCAATATCCACAAGGAATTGCACGATCTGATGATGATGACGCTCGAAACGCCCGAGGGACTTCGTCAGCGGGTCGAGCGAGTTCGCGAACGCTTTGCCAAATACGAACAGGCAATGCGTGATCTCTCGGGTGGTAACCTGAGACTCGTCGTTTCGATTGCCAAGAAGTACCGCAATCGTGGTCTCTCCTTCCTGGATCTCATTCAGGAAGGGAATACTGGCCTGATGCGTGCCGTCGATAAGTACGAGTATCGCCGGGGCTACAAATTCAGTACTTACGCGACATGGTGGATCAGGCAGGCGATTACCCGTGCGATTGCTGATCAGGCCCGTACGATTCGTATTCCTGTCCATATGATCGAAACGATGTCCAAGCTCCGTAAAGTGGCCAAAAAGCTGCTCCAGGAGATGGGCCGCGAACCGACCCTCGAAGAAACCGCCGAAGCCGCTGGTGTTTCTCTCGAAGAGACTCGCCGCGTCATGAAGATTTCGCGTCATCCGATTTCGCTGGATCGTCCTGTGGGCGAAAGCGAAGACAGCTACTTCGGTGATTTCATCGAAGACGACAACACCGAAAGCCCGGTGATGGCTGCCACACAGGAAATGCTCAAGGACAAAATTGATAACGTCCTCAAGACGCTCACTTACCGTGAGCGGGAAATTATCAAGCTGCGATACGGTCTTGGTGACGGCTATACCTACACACTTGAAGAAGTCGGCCGCATTTTCAAAGTCACTCGTGAACGTGTCCGCCAGATTGAAGCTAAGGCTGTTCGCAAATTGCAGCACCCGGTGCGCAGCAAACAACTGAAAGGTTTCCTCGATGGCCTGATGATTGCCGTCGCCAAGTAG
- a CDS encoding thioredoxin family protein yields MLFHSITRNVIFIGLCLAWPALLAAGEFNTVLSIGDKAPAWSKLPAADGKEHSLADLADCKAVVLVFTCLSCPTALDYEERIEKLRKDYAPRGVEVVAVCVNQVPQDRLEAITQRVQKKGYTFPYLYDETQKIAKDYGAIFTPEFYVLDGERKIAYMGAMDDKTEAESVEVKYVSAALDAILSGQPVPKAEVIARGCRIRYARERRESK; encoded by the coding sequence ATGCTCTTCCATTCGATCACCCGGAACGTGATTTTCATCGGCCTGTGTCTGGCCTGGCCGGCTCTTCTGGCGGCTGGTGAGTTCAACACCGTCCTGAGCATTGGCGATAAGGCTCCTGCCTGGAGTAAACTTCCCGCTGCCGACGGCAAGGAGCATTCGCTCGCAGATCTGGCCGATTGTAAAGCCGTGGTGCTCGTCTTCACTTGCCTCTCGTGCCCGACGGCTTTGGACTATGAAGAACGCATTGAAAAGCTGCGAAAAGATTACGCGCCCCGAGGGGTCGAGGTGGTCGCTGTCTGCGTGAATCAGGTTCCGCAGGATCGTCTGGAAGCGATCACTCAGCGCGTTCAAAAGAAAGGTTACACGTTCCCTTACCTCTATGATGAGACGCAGAAAATCGCCAAGGATTACGGGGCGATTTTTACTCCCGAGTTTTATGTGCTCGATGGAGAACGGAAGATTGCTTACATGGGTGCCATGGACGATAAGACCGAAGCCGAAAGTGTCGAAGTCAAATATGTCTCGGCAGCTCTGGATGCCATCCTGTCAGGTCAACCAGTCCCCAAAGCCGAAGTGATCGCCCGAGGTTGCCGCATTCGCTACGCCCGCGAACGCCGCGAATCAAAGTAA
- a CDS encoding NAD-dependent epimerase/dehydratase family protein, with amino-acid sequence MDQRDLPVVLVTGTTGLVGRHVVLWAAQHGYRVRGLVRKPSSCAGFFPEELMPVIELVEGDLEDGVSLEMAVQNVNFIVHCAAKVGDWGPTEEYRQVNVEGTRLLIEAARKQPAFEKFVHISSLGVFPARDHYGTDEDVPVSTFGIDGYTLTKRESEQLVSDYSQKENFPAVILRPGFIYGPGDRSVLPRLIERLKTKQFAFLGSPEKLMNNTSVHNLVQAVAAVLKHPTPAGRIYHVTDGRLVTKREFVETVARCAKLPLPKKVVPLPVAKVLAKVLERIWKLLGKQEAPLLSSARIKFLGLNLDFSSHRIQMELGYQPVIDFQQAMPAAVADLCGEPAETFVEPPQRKIA; translated from the coding sequence ATGGATCAACGGGATTTGCCAGTCGTGCTGGTGACGGGAACAACGGGACTGGTGGGTCGGCATGTGGTGCTCTGGGCCGCTCAGCATGGCTACCGCGTGCGGGGACTGGTTCGTAAGCCTTCTTCATGTGCCGGTTTTTTCCCGGAAGAGTTGATGCCGGTTATTGAATTGGTCGAAGGAGATCTGGAGGACGGCGTCAGCCTGGAAATGGCCGTTCAGAATGTGAACTTCATTGTGCATTGTGCGGCCAAAGTGGGCGACTGGGGCCCGACAGAAGAGTATCGCCAGGTTAATGTCGAAGGGACGCGCCTGCTGATCGAAGCGGCACGGAAACAGCCGGCGTTTGAGAAGTTCGTACACATCAGCTCATTGGGTGTCTTCCCGGCCAGAGATCATTACGGAACCGATGAGGATGTCCCGGTCAGCACTTTCGGGATCGATGGCTACACATTGACCAAGCGGGAGTCTGAACAGCTCGTCAGCGATTACTCGCAGAAAGAAAACTTTCCGGCAGTGATCCTGCGACCCGGATTTATCTATGGCCCGGGCGATCGCTCAGTTCTGCCAAGGCTCATCGAAAGGCTCAAGACAAAGCAGTTTGCTTTTCTGGGTTCGCCTGAAAAACTGATGAATAACACTTCGGTTCATAACCTCGTGCAGGCAGTCGCTGCTGTGCTGAAACACCCCACACCGGCGGGAAGAATCTATCATGTGACGGATGGTCGGCTGGTCACCAAGCGTGAGTTTGTCGAGACCGTGGCCCGATGTGCGAAACTGCCTTTGCCGAAAAAGGTGGTTCCTTTGCCCGTTGCAAAAGTTCTGGCCAAAGTGCTGGAGCGTATCTGGAAACTGCTCGGTAAGCAGGAAGCTCCGCTGCTCTCGAGTGCGCGAATCAAGTTTCTGGGGTTGAATCTCGACTTCAGCTCACATCGCATTCAGATGGAACTTGGTTACCAGCCTGTGATTGATTTTCAACAGGCAATGCCAGCAGCCGTGGCTGATCTTTGTGGTGAACCTGCTGAAACTTTTGTGGAACCACCTCAGCGGAAGATTGCCTGA